From the genome of Ziziphus jujuba cultivar Dongzao chromosome 6, ASM3175591v1, one region includes:
- the LOC107416324 gene encoding aluminum-activated malate transporter 12-like isoform X1: MFRKVHAGMEMEMSGNGESGKEMVNSEKSYMQVFVEKTKRYPGLVWKTIWKVGKEDPRRVIHALKVGLSLTLVSLLYLMEPLFEGVGQNAIWAVMTVVVVLEFTAGATLCKGLNRGLGTLLAGSLAFFIEYIANDSGHTLRAVFIGAAVFLIGAAATYMRFFPYIKKNFDYGVVIFLLTFNLITVSSYRVDNVLKLAHDRFYTIAIGCGICLLMSLLIFPNWSGEDLHNSTVFKLEGLAKSIEACVNEYFSDAEIKEETHDKTKEDPIYKGFKAVLDSKSNDETMALHASWEPRHSRHCYRYPWQQYVKLGAVLRNFGYTVVALHGCLRTEIQTPRSVRALFKDPSVRLAREVSKGLMELANSIRSRRHCSPEILSDHLHEALQDLNNAIKSQPRLFLGSNSNQATNMLALAAAHASQKHGSGISLSSVKTDSSALLEWKSKRVSEQSKENERKVLRPQVSKIAITSLEFSEALPFAAFASLLVETVAKLDHVIEEVEELGRLACFKEYEHGDEHITVTCEIPRVDVSQNHLASHGAD; the protein is encoded by the exons ATATGGAAGGTGGGAAAAGAAGACCCTAGAAGGGTGATTCATGCTCTGAAAGTAGGTCTGTCATTGACACTGGTTTCTTTATTATATCTGATGGAACCATTGTTTGAAGGGGTTGGACAGAATGCTATTTGGGCTGTCATGACTGTGGTTGTGGTGCTCGAGTTCACTGCAG GGGCAACCTTGTGCAAAGGGCTGAACAGAGGACTTGGAACCTTGTTAGCAGGATCATTGGCATTTTTCATCGAGTATATTGCCAATGATTCCGGTCATACTCTTCGAGCTGTTTTCATTGGAGCTGCAGTCTTCCTTATAG GAGCTGCAGCCACATACATGAGGTTCTTTCCCTATATAAAGAAGAATTTCGACTACGGCGTTGTCATATTTCTGTTGACATTTAATCTGATTACCGTGTCAAGCTACCGTGTAGACAATGTGCTGAAGCTTGCTCATGACAGATTCTATACCATTGCAATAGGCTGTGGAATATGCCTGCTAATGAGTCTACTTATATTTCCAAATTGGTCAGGAGAAGACCTGCACAATTCCACAGTTTTCAAGCTCGAAGGCTTAGCAAAGTCCATAGAAG CCTGTGTGAATGAGTATTTCAGTGATGctgaaataaaagaagaaactcATGATAAAACGAAGGAGGATCCTATAtataaaggtttcaaggctgtTTTAGACTCAAAATCAAATGATGAGACCATG GCTCTACATGCAAGTTGGGAACCAAGGCATTCTAGACATTGTTATAGATATCCATGGCAGCAGTATGTTAAATTGGGAGCAGTTCTTCGCAATTTCGGATACACTGTTGTAGCTCTGCATGGATGCTTGAGAACTGAAATTCAG ACCCCACGATCTGTTCGAGCTCTATTTAAGGATCCCTCTGTTCGACTTGCCAGAGAAGTATCAAAAGGACTAATGGAACTAGCCAATAGCATAAGAAGTCGCCGCCATTGTTCCCCTGAGATACTCTCTGATCATCTCCATGAAGCTTTACAAGACCTCAACAATGCCATAAAATCCCAACCAAGACTATTCCTTGGCTCCAACAGCAACCAAGCAACCAACATGCTAGCCCTGGCTGCTGCACACGCCAGCCAAAAGCATGGCTCCGGTATCTCATTATCAAGCGTGAAAACAGACTCCTCAGCACTACTAGAATGGAAATCGAAAAGGGTCTCCGAGCAATcaaaggaaaatgaaagaaaagttTTGAGACCACAAGTAAGCAAAATTGCAATCACTAGCCTTGAGTTCTCAGAGGCACTTCCTTTTGCTGCTTTCGCATCTTTGCTAGTGGAGACAGTGGCAAAGCTTGATCATGTTATAGAAGAAGTTGAAGAATTGGGAAGGTTAGCATGCTTCAAAGAGTATGAACATGGTGATGAGCATATTACAGTGACTTGTGAGATACCGAGAGTTGATGTTTCTCAGAATCATTTGGCTTCTCATGGAGCAGACTAA
- the LOC107416324 gene encoding aluminum-activated malate transporter 12-like isoform X2, which translates to MEMEMSGNGESGKEMVNSEKSYMQVFVEKTKRYPGLVWKTIWKVGKEDPRRVIHALKVGLSLTLVSLLYLMEPLFEGVGQNAIWAVMTVVVVLEFTAGATLCKGLNRGLGTLLAGSLAFFIEYIANDSGHTLRAVFIGAAVFLIGAAATYMRFFPYIKKNFDYGVVIFLLTFNLITVSSYRVDNVLKLAHDRFYTIAIGCGICLLMSLLIFPNWSGEDLHNSTVFKLEGLAKSIEACVNEYFSDAEIKEETHDKTKEDPIYKGFKAVLDSKSNDETMALHASWEPRHSRHCYRYPWQQYVKLGAVLRNFGYTVVALHGCLRTEIQTPRSVRALFKDPSVRLAREVSKGLMELANSIRSRRHCSPEILSDHLHEALQDLNNAIKSQPRLFLGSNSNQATNMLALAAAHASQKHGSGISLSSVKTDSSALLEWKSKRVSEQSKENERKVLRPQVSKIAITSLEFSEALPFAAFASLLVETVAKLDHVIEEVEELGRLACFKEYEHGDEHITVTCEIPRVDVSQNHLASHGAD; encoded by the exons ATATGGAAGGTGGGAAAAGAAGACCCTAGAAGGGTGATTCATGCTCTGAAAGTAGGTCTGTCATTGACACTGGTTTCTTTATTATATCTGATGGAACCATTGTTTGAAGGGGTTGGACAGAATGCTATTTGGGCTGTCATGACTGTGGTTGTGGTGCTCGAGTTCACTGCAG GGGCAACCTTGTGCAAAGGGCTGAACAGAGGACTTGGAACCTTGTTAGCAGGATCATTGGCATTTTTCATCGAGTATATTGCCAATGATTCCGGTCATACTCTTCGAGCTGTTTTCATTGGAGCTGCAGTCTTCCTTATAG GAGCTGCAGCCACATACATGAGGTTCTTTCCCTATATAAAGAAGAATTTCGACTACGGCGTTGTCATATTTCTGTTGACATTTAATCTGATTACCGTGTCAAGCTACCGTGTAGACAATGTGCTGAAGCTTGCTCATGACAGATTCTATACCATTGCAATAGGCTGTGGAATATGCCTGCTAATGAGTCTACTTATATTTCCAAATTGGTCAGGAGAAGACCTGCACAATTCCACAGTTTTCAAGCTCGAAGGCTTAGCAAAGTCCATAGAAG CCTGTGTGAATGAGTATTTCAGTGATGctgaaataaaagaagaaactcATGATAAAACGAAGGAGGATCCTATAtataaaggtttcaaggctgtTTTAGACTCAAAATCAAATGATGAGACCATG GCTCTACATGCAAGTTGGGAACCAAGGCATTCTAGACATTGTTATAGATATCCATGGCAGCAGTATGTTAAATTGGGAGCAGTTCTTCGCAATTTCGGATACACTGTTGTAGCTCTGCATGGATGCTTGAGAACTGAAATTCAG ACCCCACGATCTGTTCGAGCTCTATTTAAGGATCCCTCTGTTCGACTTGCCAGAGAAGTATCAAAAGGACTAATGGAACTAGCCAATAGCATAAGAAGTCGCCGCCATTGTTCCCCTGAGATACTCTCTGATCATCTCCATGAAGCTTTACAAGACCTCAACAATGCCATAAAATCCCAACCAAGACTATTCCTTGGCTCCAACAGCAACCAAGCAACCAACATGCTAGCCCTGGCTGCTGCACACGCCAGCCAAAAGCATGGCTCCGGTATCTCATTATCAAGCGTGAAAACAGACTCCTCAGCACTACTAGAATGGAAATCGAAAAGGGTCTCCGAGCAATcaaaggaaaatgaaagaaaagttTTGAGACCACAAGTAAGCAAAATTGCAATCACTAGCCTTGAGTTCTCAGAGGCACTTCCTTTTGCTGCTTTCGCATCTTTGCTAGTGGAGACAGTGGCAAAGCTTGATCATGTTATAGAAGAAGTTGAAGAATTGGGAAGGTTAGCATGCTTCAAAGAGTATGAACATGGTGATGAGCATATTACAGTGACTTGTGAGATACCGAGAGTTGATGTTTCTCAGAATCATTTGGCTTCTCATGGAGCAGACTAA
- the LOC107416272 gene encoding uncharacterized protein LOC107416272 — MQILDWVFNQWVWISILQMAFCIPNTVFCGRKRGPYNLFGWNLGNRKDDYTSQTKYHDLDLPFSLSLVDRTFLKGRELKCCYKASIDGFSAADFHNFCDFKGPCVIIGYTNKSFKFGAFNPEGYRSTDDYYDTFDAFLFYWTDNERIDPIVLPKIGGSGAALFDYARGGPQFGADGLLIGPPLAPVMGGFAGPDTNSGIGDLRQAKSRLGLSYAKREDGKDSLFGDESKATLDDVQVFCSPQIASLY, encoded by the exons ATGCAGATACTGGATTGGGTGTTCAACCAGTGGGTATGGATTAGTATTCTGCAGATGGCTTTTTGCATCCCAAACACTGTATTTTGTGGGAGAAAGAGAGGCCCTTATAACTTGTTTGGGTGGAATTTAGGTAACAGAAAGGATGATTATACTTCACAAACCAAGTACCATGATCTTGATCTTCCTTTCTCACTTTCTCTTGTTGACAGAACCTTCTTAAAGG GTAGAGAGCTCAAATGCTGCTATAAGGCCAGCATTGATGGATTTAGTGCAGCTGATTTCCACAATTTCTGTGATTTCAAAGGACCTTGCGTGATAATTGGGTACACAAACAAGTCCTTCAAATTTGGTGCATTTAACCCTGAAGGCTATAGAAGCACAGATGATTATTATGACACGTTTGATGCATTTCTCTTCTATTGGACAGACAATGAAAGAATTGACCCCATTGTTctacccaaaatagggggaagtGGTGCAGCCCTCTTTGATTATGCTCGTGGAGGCCCACAATTTGGGGCCGACGGGCTACTTATCGGGCCGCCTCTAGCGCCGGTGATGGGTGGATTTGCAGGGCCTGACACCAATTCAGGTATTGGTGATCTAAGGCAAGCCAAATCTAGATTAGGATTGTCATATGCAAAGAGGGAAGATGGGAAGGATTCACTTTTTGGTGACGAGTCCAAGGCTACTCTAGATGATGTCCAAGTTTTTTGTAGTCCTCAAATTGCTAGCTTGTACTAA
- the LOC107416163 gene encoding NAC domain-containing protein 71 isoform X3, with protein sequence MEWFFFCPRDRKYPNGSRTNRATKAGYWKATGKDRKVVCKSETVTGYRKTLVFYRGRAPLGDRTDWVMHEYRLSDDFNQSSQNVQGAFALCRVVKKNEHTQSHGEPKGKKIASSSSYGDFTSTRISNEPLNISGDNSSHASYQHNESTYSSPVTSPHQVTPAVEMEQSMTETNPASFWVSPDYILDSSKDYPQLRETMSQYIPQYEVPSSTTQWQSYEHTDMSPSSSYSNFTGEVELAEDFSRIGCMSPYSGHSNYMDFYGNEDMQYEGYNHTGSLGYPNLF encoded by the exons ATGGAATGGTTTTTCTTCTGTCCACGTGATCGAAAGTACCCAAATGGCTCGAGAACAAATAGAGCTACTAAAGCTGGCTACTGGAAGGCCACTGGAAAAGACAGGAAGGTTGTTTGCAAGTCTGAAACTGTAACTGGTTACCGTAAGACCCTGGTTTTCTATCGGGGACGTGCTCCTTTAGGAGATAGAACAGATTGGGTCATGCATGAGTACCGCCTTTCTGATGATTTTAATCAAAGCTCACAGAATGTTCAG GGAGCTTTTGCCTTGTGCCGTGTTGTTAAAAAGAATGAGCACACACAGAGCCATGGAGAACCAAAGGGCAAGAAAATTGCCAGTAGTTCGAGCTATGGTGATTTCACCTCAACAAGGATCTCGAACGAGCCTCTGAACATCTCTGGTGACAATTCATCTCATGCAAGTTACCAGCACAATGAGAGTACTTATTCGAGCCCAGTTACTTCTCCACACCAAGTCACTCCTGCAGTGGAAATGGAGCAGTCAATGACAGAGACCAATCCTGCAAGCTTCTGGGTTTCACCTGACTACATTCTCGATTCATCTAAG GACTACCCACAATTACGAGAGACAATGTCTCAGTACATTCCACAGTATGAGGTTCCTAGTTCAACGACCCAATGGCAGTCCTATGAACATACAGATATGTCACCTAGTTCATCATACTCGAATTTCACAGGGGAAGTTGAACTCGCTGAGGATTTCAGTCGAATTGGCTGCATGTCGCCATACTCAGGACATTCAAATTACATGGACTTCTATGGAAATGAAGATATGCAATATGAGGGTTATAACCATACTGGTTCCTTAGGATATCCGAACCTCTTCTGA
- the LOC107416163 gene encoding NAC domain-containing protein 71 isoform X1 — protein MWASVIGILGFRFHPTDEELVGYYLNRKVQGLEIELEVIPVIDLYKFDPWELPEKSFLPKRDMEWFFFCPRDRKYPNGSRTNRATKAGYWKATGKDRKVVCKSETVTGYRKTLVFYRGRAPLGDRTDWVMHEYRLSDDFNQSSQNVQGAFALCRVVKKNEHTQSHGEPKGKKIASSSSYGDFTSTRISNEPLNISGDNSSHASYQHNESTYSSPVTSPHQVTPAVEMEQSMTETNPASFWVSPDYILDSSKDYPQLRETMSQYIPQYEVPSSTTQWQSYEHTDMSPSSSYSNFTGEVELAEDFSRIGCMSPYSGHSNYMDFYGNEDMQYEGYNHTGSLGYPNLF, from the exons ATGTGGGCCAGTGTAATTGGAATTTTGG GTTTCAGGTTTCACCCAACTGATGAGGAATTGGTGGGTTATTACTTGAACAGAAAAGTGCAGGGGCTTGAAATTGAGCTCGAAGTAATACCGGTTATCGATTTGTACAAATTCGACCCCTGGGAATTGCCAG AGAAATCATTTCTTCCAAAACGAGATATGGAATGGTTTTTCTTCTGTCCACGTGATCGAAAGTACCCAAATGGCTCGAGAACAAATAGAGCTACTAAAGCTGGCTACTGGAAGGCCACTGGAAAAGACAGGAAGGTTGTTTGCAAGTCTGAAACTGTAACTGGTTACCGTAAGACCCTGGTTTTCTATCGGGGACGTGCTCCTTTAGGAGATAGAACAGATTGGGTCATGCATGAGTACCGCCTTTCTGATGATTTTAATCAAAGCTCACAGAATGTTCAG GGAGCTTTTGCCTTGTGCCGTGTTGTTAAAAAGAATGAGCACACACAGAGCCATGGAGAACCAAAGGGCAAGAAAATTGCCAGTAGTTCGAGCTATGGTGATTTCACCTCAACAAGGATCTCGAACGAGCCTCTGAACATCTCTGGTGACAATTCATCTCATGCAAGTTACCAGCACAATGAGAGTACTTATTCGAGCCCAGTTACTTCTCCACACCAAGTCACTCCTGCAGTGGAAATGGAGCAGTCAATGACAGAGACCAATCCTGCAAGCTTCTGGGTTTCACCTGACTACATTCTCGATTCATCTAAG GACTACCCACAATTACGAGAGACAATGTCTCAGTACATTCCACAGTATGAGGTTCCTAGTTCAACGACCCAATGGCAGTCCTATGAACATACAGATATGTCACCTAGTTCATCATACTCGAATTTCACAGGGGAAGTTGAACTCGCTGAGGATTTCAGTCGAATTGGCTGCATGTCGCCATACTCAGGACATTCAAATTACATGGACTTCTATGGAAATGAAGATATGCAATATGAGGGTTATAACCATACTGGTTCCTTAGGATATCCGAACCTCTTCTGA
- the LOC107416163 gene encoding NAC domain-containing protein 71 isoform X2 — protein MLLLFNGFRFHPTDEELVGYYLNRKVQGLEIELEVIPVIDLYKFDPWELPEKSFLPKRDMEWFFFCPRDRKYPNGSRTNRATKAGYWKATGKDRKVVCKSETVTGYRKTLVFYRGRAPLGDRTDWVMHEYRLSDDFNQSSQNVQGAFALCRVVKKNEHTQSHGEPKGKKIASSSSYGDFTSTRISNEPLNISGDNSSHASYQHNESTYSSPVTSPHQVTPAVEMEQSMTETNPASFWVSPDYILDSSKDYPQLRETMSQYIPQYEVPSSTTQWQSYEHTDMSPSSSYSNFTGEVELAEDFSRIGCMSPYSGHSNYMDFYGNEDMQYEGYNHTGSLGYPNLF, from the exons ATGCTTCTGCTATTCAACG GTTTCAGGTTTCACCCAACTGATGAGGAATTGGTGGGTTATTACTTGAACAGAAAAGTGCAGGGGCTTGAAATTGAGCTCGAAGTAATACCGGTTATCGATTTGTACAAATTCGACCCCTGGGAATTGCCAG AGAAATCATTTCTTCCAAAACGAGATATGGAATGGTTTTTCTTCTGTCCACGTGATCGAAAGTACCCAAATGGCTCGAGAACAAATAGAGCTACTAAAGCTGGCTACTGGAAGGCCACTGGAAAAGACAGGAAGGTTGTTTGCAAGTCTGAAACTGTAACTGGTTACCGTAAGACCCTGGTTTTCTATCGGGGACGTGCTCCTTTAGGAGATAGAACAGATTGGGTCATGCATGAGTACCGCCTTTCTGATGATTTTAATCAAAGCTCACAGAATGTTCAG GGAGCTTTTGCCTTGTGCCGTGTTGTTAAAAAGAATGAGCACACACAGAGCCATGGAGAACCAAAGGGCAAGAAAATTGCCAGTAGTTCGAGCTATGGTGATTTCACCTCAACAAGGATCTCGAACGAGCCTCTGAACATCTCTGGTGACAATTCATCTCATGCAAGTTACCAGCACAATGAGAGTACTTATTCGAGCCCAGTTACTTCTCCACACCAAGTCACTCCTGCAGTGGAAATGGAGCAGTCAATGACAGAGACCAATCCTGCAAGCTTCTGGGTTTCACCTGACTACATTCTCGATTCATCTAAG GACTACCCACAATTACGAGAGACAATGTCTCAGTACATTCCACAGTATGAGGTTCCTAGTTCAACGACCCAATGGCAGTCCTATGAACATACAGATATGTCACCTAGTTCATCATACTCGAATTTCACAGGGGAAGTTGAACTCGCTGAGGATTTCAGTCGAATTGGCTGCATGTCGCCATACTCAGGACATTCAAATTACATGGACTTCTATGGAAATGAAGATATGCAATATGAGGGTTATAACCATACTGGTTCCTTAGGATATCCGAACCTCTTCTGA